In Ignavibacteria bacterium, a genomic segment contains:
- the lon gene encoding endopeptidase La, with translation MKTINLTKEKANIDLNEGNDVNNNSIETPRNIKDNFSQDTLPVLPLKDIVIYPYMVYPILAGRDSSIRAINKASEKDNNFIFLVTQKDGTIEEATIDNLHKTGVIAKILQVVRMPNGLMKILIDAVVAAKAVNFYKDDFIYADLQLRTDNNEFNSQIDLLATRASKLFEEYVTLNPVLTKDSFTSYEVLKEYDKKLYFIASTLAVNFTDKQKILDTESLYDRYFTLITILVSEVQALKIEKEIEAKVTSSMQKNQRKFIVQEQIRILQDELGENAELDPDLQKLKKAIDEADMPEHVKKKANEEFDKLRKTPPMSPDFSVSRNYLEWMTAVPWNVFTEDNFDLDNAKKILDEDHFGLEKPKERILELLAVLRLLKDKNIKKPPKGQILCFVGPPGVGKTSLGKSISRALNRKYARLSIGGVKDEAEIRGHRRTYIGSMPGRIIQAMKKAGTSNPVILIDEIDKMGNDFRGDPASAMLEVLDPEQNNTFNDHYLDIDYDLSNVLFITTANVQYNIPLALQDRMEIIEMRSYLDFEKIAIAQNHILPKELIEHGMDKDEIKFPDNVILKIIREYTREAGVRNLERELSSIIRKSAKDKLLTGNGNVKKKVKVTPQLVEKYLGVPKYEDIDAKKDEKTKVGSVYGLAWTSMGGDILTVDVTVMKGKEKITLTGKLGDVMKESAIAGLSYIKSNAEKFNIPSDFFVEKEIHIHVPEGAIPKDGPSAGITMIMGMLSAITGSPARTDTAMTGEITLRGNVLPIGGLNEKLLAAVRSGIKKVLIPKDNVKNLIEIPKDITSKLEIIPVSKVEDAIEHLFNKKNLTITKSKNNVRTKV, from the coding sequence ATGAAAACTATTAATCTCACTAAAGAAAAAGCAAACATTGACTTGAACGAAGGAAATGATGTAAACAATAATTCAATTGAAACTCCTCGTAATATTAAAGATAATTTTTCGCAGGATACTTTACCCGTTTTGCCGCTAAAGGATATAGTAATTTATCCTTATATGGTTTATCCTATTCTTGCTGGCAGGGATTCGTCAATTCGTGCTATTAATAAGGCGTCCGAAAAGGATAATAATTTCATTTTTCTCGTAACCCAAAAAGACGGAACCATTGAAGAAGCAACAATAGACAACCTTCACAAGACAGGTGTTATAGCCAAAATCCTTCAGGTTGTTCGTATGCCGAACGGACTGATGAAAATTCTGATTGATGCCGTCGTTGCAGCAAAAGCCGTTAACTTTTACAAGGATGACTTTATTTATGCTGACCTCCAGTTAAGGACCGATAACAATGAATTTAATTCTCAGATAGATTTGCTCGCAACAAGAGCTTCAAAACTTTTTGAAGAGTATGTAACATTGAACCCTGTTCTCACAAAAGATTCATTCACAAGTTATGAAGTTCTTAAAGAATACGATAAAAAATTGTATTTCATAGCATCTACTCTTGCTGTTAATTTCACAGATAAGCAAAAAATCCTCGATACCGAAAGTCTTTACGACAGGTACTTTACGCTTATAACAATCCTTGTTTCAGAAGTACAGGCATTAAAAATTGAGAAAGAAATCGAGGCTAAAGTGACTTCTTCTATGCAGAAAAACCAGAGGAAGTTTATCGTTCAGGAACAAATCCGTATTCTGCAGGATGAACTTGGCGAGAATGCTGAACTTGACCCCGACCTGCAAAAACTGAAGAAAGCCATCGATGAAGCTGACATGCCCGAACACGTGAAGAAAAAGGCAAATGAAGAGTTTGACAAACTAAGAAAAACTCCTCCCATGTCACCTGATTTTAGCGTCTCAAGGAATTATCTTGAGTGGATGACTGCCGTACCTTGGAATGTTTTTACCGAAGATAATTTCGACCTCGATAATGCCAAGAAGATTCTTGATGAAGACCACTTCGGTCTTGAAAAGCCAAAAGAAAGAATTCTCGAACTTCTTGCAGTTCTGAGACTTCTTAAAGATAAAAATATTAAGAAACCTCCTAAAGGTCAGATTCTTTGTTTCGTCGGTCCTCCGGGAGTAGGCAAAACCTCTCTCGGTAAGTCCATTTCTCGCGCCCTTAACAGAAAATATGCACGCCTTTCTATAGGCGGTGTGAAGGACGAAGCCGAAATTCGCGGTCATAGAAGAACGTACATCGGCTCAATGCCCGGCAGGATTATTCAGGCTATGAAAAAAGCAGGTACATCAAACCCCGTTATTCTTATAGACGAAATAGATAAGATGGGTAATGACTTCCGCGGCGACCCCGCATCGGCTATGCTCGAAGTTCTCGACCCCGAACAAAACAACACATTCAACGACCACTATCTCGATATAGACTATGATTTGTCGAACGTCCTTTTTATAACTACCGCAAACGTTCAGTATAACATCCCACTTGCACTTCAGGACAGGATGGAAATAATAGAGATGAGGTCTTATCTCGATTTCGAAAAAATAGCAATCGCTCAAAACCATATTCTTCCTAAAGAGCTGATTGAACACGGCATGGATAAAGATGAAATAAAATTTCCTGATAATGTAATTCTGAAAATCATTCGTGAATATACCCGGGAAGCAGGGGTCCGTAATCTCGAAAGAGAACTAAGCTCTATTATCAGAAAGTCAGCAAAAGATAAACTTCTTACTGGAAACGGAAATGTTAAGAAGAAAGTAAAAGTTACTCCTCAGCTTGTAGAGAAGTATCTCGGCGTGCCGAAGTACGAAGATATCGACGCTAAGAAAGACGAAAAGACAAAAGTCGGCTCTGTGTATGGACTCGCATGGACTTCGATGGGCGGCGATATTCTAACGGTTGATGTAACCGTGATGAAAGGCAAGGAAAAGATTACACTTACAGGAAAACTTGGCGATGTCATGAAAGAATCAGCAATTGCTGGATTGTCTTACATTAAGTCAAATGCAGAAAAATTTAATATACCTTCAGATTTCTTCGTTGAAAAAGAAATTCATATACACGTACCCGAGGGTGCAATCCCAAAAGACGGTCCTTCCGCAGGTATTACTATGATTATGGGTATGCTTTCAGCTATTACAGGAAGCCCCGCAAGAACTGACACTGCTATGACAGGCGAAATTACACTGCGTGGAAATGTTCTTCCTATAGGAGGTCTCAACGAAAAACTTCTTGCAGCTGTCAGAAGCGGCATTAAAAAAGTTTTGATTCCTAAAGACAATGTTAAAAACTTAATAGAAATTCCAAAAGATATTACTTCCAAACTTGAGATAATTCCCGTCTCAAAGGTGGAGGATGCTATTGAGCATTTATTTAATAAAAAGAACCTTACTATTACGAAAAGCAAAAATAATGTCCGAACCAAAGTTTAA
- a CDS encoding tetratricopeptide repeat protein yields the protein MARVFNSILFITLFIAAVYLSGCDYTTHRTLSKETVTTDEEPDPDYKVSLDYNYQDFVSFMFLGNRSETFSTYFNKFYTANEDYDEALKEFKASRIASYNQKLDSVNILTPVLQSTKDKFTKVIERCSKIIQYNKNTKYFDDAVMLIGLSYFYSNDFLQAERKFNEFLSTLSTSDISDEALLYLGMSKFRLRKNADGETILKSLLQNSKSPEIKAEALQVLAVHNIGLKNVSVAIEDLKKSIELTKDRETKAERMLLLGKIYSIYDKKSAPEMYELAFKSTSDFDFEFYAKLNEAKAYNEISKYDRSTEILNKMDRKYLDYPDFKQLVELEIANTDFYQKKYKEAKEKYFYIIVKYPSSKAAAESYYRLGVYYETIIKDYLKALVSYKKSNETSLNHDYAEKSSKKALTFDRYFTIQAIINDTTKIEIPAEEPEFQLFKKKYEEEQNKELMKPGIDPKSGLEQPKGGGISGRDTIPEEDSLLKSFEKILEEQKRNEGIDTIPNTKEQPIDTITENQQKDSIVVPIVNEDSIKAANESIKINAYFELAEIFYYDLNLSDSSIYYLDKIINEYDNSNLESKAAFYLGTIYKSRGDDEKSKQYFEYVIKEYPNSVFANESRNNLGLKIIEMDLSSDDSLSSIMDKIVSGSGDKENLIKALYSSVEKSPNNALIPKVYYTLGWIYENLYPNKDSVMKYYGLLLTQYTSSEFATNVKPRYDYYKSLDVKDTAVTTPPKDKKDSLLVQDSLKINPETKADDSLKVSPGDTTSKQEEKLKEENPEQIKEENKEEEKTEEGNGENRKKDYGISGINADINRQKSLFQCSGVLITGIKSIF from the coding sequence ATGGCAAGAGTTTTTAATAGTATTTTATTCATAACGTTGTTTATTGCTGCAGTTTATTTAAGCGGTTGTGATTATACGACGCACAGAACACTCTCAAAGGAAACTGTAACAACAGACGAGGAACCCGATCCTGATTACAAGGTATCTCTGGATTATAATTATCAGGATTTTGTTTCATTCATGTTTTTAGGGAACAGGTCTGAAACCTTCAGCACATACTTTAACAAATTTTATACAGCAAATGAAGATTATGATGAAGCTTTAAAAGAGTTTAAAGCATCGCGAATAGCAAGTTACAATCAGAAACTTGATTCCGTAAACATACTGACCCCAGTTCTCCAGTCAACAAAGGACAAGTTTACAAAAGTAATTGAAAGATGCTCAAAGATAATACAGTATAACAAGAACACAAAATATTTTGATGATGCAGTTATGCTTATCGGGCTTTCTTACTTCTATTCGAATGACTTCCTTCAGGCGGAAAGGAAATTCAATGAATTTCTTTCAACTCTCTCCACGAGCGATATTTCAGACGAGGCGCTGCTTTATCTTGGAATGTCAAAATTCAGATTAAGGAAAAATGCTGACGGTGAGACAATACTGAAGTCACTTCTGCAAAATTCAAAAAGTCCGGAAATAAAAGCAGAGGCATTACAAGTACTTGCAGTTCATAATATAGGATTAAAGAATGTATCAGTTGCTATTGAGGATTTAAAGAAATCAATAGAATTAACGAAAGACCGAGAGACAAAGGCGGAAAGAATGCTGCTTCTTGGAAAAATTTATTCAATATACGACAAGAAAAGTGCTCCGGAGATGTATGAGCTTGCGTTTAAAAGTACCTCAGATTTTGATTTTGAATTTTATGCGAAACTGAACGAAGCAAAAGCATATAATGAGATTTCAAAATACGACCGGTCAACAGAGATTTTGAATAAAATGGACAGGAAATATCTTGATTACCCTGATTTTAAACAACTTGTCGAACTCGAAATTGCCAACACGGATTTTTACCAGAAAAAATATAAGGAAGCCAAAGAAAAATACTTTTACATAATTGTTAAATATCCATCCTCGAAAGCTGCCGCAGAATCTTACTACAGGCTGGGTGTATATTACGAAACTATTATAAAAGACTATTTGAAAGCGCTCGTATCTTATAAAAAATCTAACGAAACATCACTCAACCACGATTATGCAGAAAAGAGCAGCAAGAAAGCTCTGACATTTGACAGATATTTTACCATACAAGCTATTATAAATGATACTACGAAGATAGAAATACCGGCTGAAGAGCCTGAATTCCAGCTGTTCAAGAAAAAGTATGAAGAAGAACAGAATAAAGAGCTGATGAAACCGGGGATTGATCCAAAGAGCGGACTTGAACAACCAAAAGGCGGAGGTATTTCGGGCAGGGATACAATACCGGAGGAGGATTCACTTTTGAAATCTTTCGAGAAAATCCTTGAAGAGCAAAAGAGGAATGAAGGTATTGATACGATACCGAATACAAAAGAGCAGCCTATTGATACGATAACAGAGAATCAGCAAAAGGATTCGATTGTTGTCCCGATTGTTAATGAAGATTCGATTAAGGCAGCGAATGAATCGATTAAAATAAACGCATATTTTGAGCTTGCAGAAATATTTTACTATGATCTAAATCTTTCGGATTCATCAATATATTATCTCGACAAGATAATTAATGAGTATGACAACTCAAACCTTGAGAGCAAAGCAGCGTTTTATTTAGGAACAATATATAAGTCACGGGGAGACGATGAGAAGTCAAAACAATATTTCGAATACGTAATAAAGGAATATCCGAATTCAGTGTTCGCTAATGAATCGAGGAATAATTTGGGACTCAAGATCATAGAAATGGATTTAAGTTCGGATGATTCACTTTCTTCGATAATGGATAAAATTGTATCCGGGAGCGGCGATAAAGAAAATCTGATAAAAGCCCTTTACTCGTCTGTAGAAAAAAGCCCAAACAATGCGTTGATTCCTAAAGTCTATTATACACTGGGCTGGATTTATGAAAATCTATATCCCAACAAAGACAGCGTGATGAAATACTACGGGCTCTTATTGACTCAATATACTTCATCGGAATTTGCGACTAACGTAAAGCCAAGGTATGATTACTATAAATCACTGGACGTAAAAGATACGGCTGTTACCACTCCGCCAAAAGACAAAAAAGATTCTCTTTTAGTACAGGATTCATTAAAGATAAATCCGGAAACAAAAGCAGATGATTCTCTTAAAGTTTCACCGGGCGACACAACGAGTAAACAAGAGGAAAAACTGAAGGAAGAAAATCCCGAACAAATTAAGGAAGAAAACAAGGAAGAAGAAAAAACTGAAGAGGGAAACGGTGAAAACAGGAAAAAAGATTACGGTATTTCGGGAATAAATGCTGATATTAACAGACAAAAAAGCTTGTTTCAGTGCAGCGGTGTTCTAATAACCGGAATAAAAAGTATTTTTTAG
- a CDS encoding tetratricopeptide repeat protein, with amino-acid sequence MNFFDDIEYNSDDYFKYDDMQGYNSESTEEKINQLCDEGNFEEALTLVDVALSYSPFSADLFHKKALILDGLGKYDQSLKFYDKAISLNPNDYEVYINKGISLDSQGNYDAAIKCYNLALNIESKNSDAYFNKGISFERCDDFEKAIECFKMCIEINPEHADAYYELGYCYDFLEDLYSSIESYEKHIELNPFNSNAWYNLGIVLSRQGKFMKAIECYEFAINLRNNFASAYYNCGNSFASLGMFQKSIEYYLRSCELNPKDSYSYHNIANSYFELDNFAEAIPYFRKALKLNSESFDSYFGLGSCFYNMNQYETALDFFKKGLEINSHHAQLWYSRADTEYAMNMFEEANASYEKVLELEPNNFEAIFDRGCLQLDTYLFDEALSSFDSVIELKPDWTEVYYEKAKLYFLLEDMDKAIEMIEKAFTIKPEDRVEYNLENDWEKIIEFLVNRQ; translated from the coding sequence ATGAATTTTTTTGATGACATAGAATATAATTCTGATGATTATTTCAAGTACGATGATATGCAGGGATACAACTCTGAATCAACCGAAGAGAAAATCAATCAGCTTTGCGACGAAGGAAATTTTGAGGAAGCATTAACGCTCGTTGATGTAGCTTTGAGTTATTCTCCTTTTTCGGCTGATTTATTTCATAAGAAAGCATTAATACTTGACGGGCTTGGTAAGTACGACCAGTCCCTGAAATTTTACGACAAAGCAATATCATTGAATCCGAACGATTATGAAGTTTATATTAATAAAGGGATCTCACTTGACTCACAAGGAAATTACGATGCTGCAATCAAGTGCTACAATCTTGCACTGAATATTGAATCCAAGAATTCAGACGCATACTTCAACAAAGGAATTAGTTTCGAAAGATGCGACGATTTTGAAAAGGCAATAGAGTGTTTCAAGATGTGCATCGAGATTAATCCGGAACATGCAGACGCATATTATGAACTGGGATATTGTTATGATTTTCTCGAAGACCTCTACTCGTCAATAGAATCGTATGAGAAACATATTGAACTGAATCCATTCAATTCAAATGCCTGGTATAACCTCGGCATTGTACTAAGCAGGCAGGGCAAATTCATGAAAGCAATAGAATGCTATGAATTTGCAATTAATTTAAGGAACAATTTTGCTTCCGCATATTACAATTGCGGGAATTCATTCGCTTCGTTGGGAATGTTTCAGAAAAGTATAGAATACTACCTGCGTTCATGCGAGTTAAACCCGAAGGATTCGTATTCTTATCATAATATAGCTAATTCATATTTCGAACTTGATAATTTTGCGGAGGCAATCCCCTATTTCAGAAAAGCACTTAAACTTAATTCAGAGAGCTTTGATTCTTATTTCGGACTGGGATCATGCTTTTACAACATGAATCAGTATGAAACAGCGCTTGACTTTTTTAAGAAAGGACTTGAAATTAATTCACATCATGCACAGCTATGGTATTCAAGAGCAGACACAGAGTATGCGATGAACATGTTCGAGGAAGCGAATGCAAGCTACGAAAAAGTTCTTGAACTTGAGCCCAATAACTTTGAAGCTATCTTTGACAGAGGATGTCTCCAGCTTGATACATATTTATTCGATGAGGCTCTCAGTTCATTCGACAGTGTAATAGAATTAAAACCTGATTGGACTGAAGTATATTATGAAAAAGCAAAACTTTATTTCCTTCTTGAAGATATGGATAAAGCAATAGAAATGATTGAAAAAGCATTTACGATAAAACCCGAAGACAGAGTCGAATATAACTTAGAAAATGACTGGGAGAAAATAATTGAATTCCTGGTTAACAGGCAGTAA
- a CDS encoding ATP-binding cassette domain-containing protein: protein MIITFNNVSFSYAAKEIFNSASLVINKGEFVFLVGESGIGKTTLLKLIYFDVKPKIGDVNFDDYSSVNIDRSEIPFLRRKIGIVFQDFKLLNDRNIFENIAIPLYIASVKKEQIKKKVFDIAAKLGLMEYVNEMPYDLSGGEQQRVAIARAMITEPVLLLADEPTGNLDPFVALDIVKLLNDINVTGTTVVMATHNFEIVKKFSNKRIIQIKNKQLFDVRLKS from the coding sequence ATGATTATTACTTTTAATAATGTTAGTTTTTCGTACGCGGCAAAAGAAATATTCAACTCTGCCTCACTGGTTATAAACAAAGGAGAGTTTGTTTTTCTCGTTGGTGAAAGCGGAATAGGAAAAACAACTTTGCTGAAGTTAATTTATTTTGATGTAAAACCGAAAATCGGAGACGTAAATTTTGATGATTACAGTTCGGTAAATATTGACAGAAGTGAAATACCTTTCTTAAGGAGAAAAATTGGGATAGTCTTTCAGGATTTTAAACTCCTAAACGACAGGAATATATTTGAAAATATCGCAATACCCCTTTACATCGCCAGCGTTAAAAAAGAACAGATAAAGAAAAAAGTATTTGATATTGCCGCAAAGCTCGGACTGATGGAATATGTGAATGAGATGCCTTATGACCTATCCGGAGGCGAGCAGCAGCGGGTAGCTATTGCACGAGCAATGATTACCGAGCCTGTTCTACTCCTTGCAGATGAGCCGACAGGGAACCTTGACCCTTTCGTTGCACTTGATATCGTTAAACTTCTGAATGATATTAATGTAACCGGAACTACGGTTGTCATGGCAACTCACAATTTCGAAATAGTAAAGAAATTCAGCAATAAGAGGATTATTCAGATTAAGAACAAACAGTTGTTCGATGTAAGGTTAAAATCGTAG